In Candidatus Hamiltonella defensa 5AT (Acyrthosiphon pisum), one genomic interval encodes:
- the hemD gene encoding uroporphyrinogen-III synthase, with the protein MVVLVTRPSPMGEELVQFIQAHGHTAYHYPLIEFSQGRDLMELSQRITQMREEDMIFVVSKTAIDYLASFFKNNPLSWPPSIFYYAIGRNTAQAWQKINPFKIRYPLNQETSEGLLALANLQFINKKTALILRGNGGRELLGDRLKKRGAQIIYCECYQRHPVHYDGAQKSIQWQRLKVDTVVVTSEEMLHRIYALVPEEARFAWLIKSRLIVVSARLANIATHLGWHHIQIAENASNESLLHTVLSI; encoded by the coding sequence ATGGTTGTTTTAGTCACCCGACCTTCACCAATGGGGGAAGAATTGGTTCAATTTATTCAGGCGCACGGACATACGGCCTATCATTATCCCTTAATTGAATTTTCTCAAGGGCGAGATCTGATGGAGTTGTCTCAACGGATAACACAGATGCGAGAAGAAGATATGATATTTGTTGTGTCAAAAACTGCGATTGATTACTTAGCCTCTTTTTTTAAAAACAATCCTCTTTCTTGGCCTCCATCTATTTTTTATTATGCGATTGGTCGAAATACGGCACAAGCATGGCAGAAGATCAACCCCTTTAAAATTCGATATCCGTTGAATCAAGAAACCAGCGAAGGCCTATTGGCTTTAGCGAATTTACAATTCATCAACAAAAAAACAGCACTGATACTCAGAGGAAATGGAGGCAGAGAATTATTAGGTGACCGCTTGAAAAAACGGGGGGCTCAGATCATTTATTGCGAGTGTTATCAACGTCATCCTGTTCACTATGATGGCGCGCAAAAAAGTATTCAATGGCAGCGGTTAAAAGTAGATACTGTTGTGGTGACCAGCGAAGAAATGTTACATCGTATCTATGCTCTGGTTCCTGAAGAAGCGCGTTTTGCCTGGCTCATAAAATCCCGTTTAATAGTGGTCAGTGCACGTTTGGCGAATATAGCCACTCATCTGGGTTGGCATCATATTCAGATAGCTGAAAATGCAAGTAATGAATCCCTACTTCATACGGTGCTCTCGATTTAA
- the smpB gene encoding SsrA-binding protein SmpB translates to MIKKKTYKPGSATIAQNKRARHEYFIEEEFEAGVVLQGWEVKALRAGKVNISDSYVLLKKGEAFLLGATITPLNVASTHTVCESMRTRKLLLKQREIDSLFGRINREGYTVVALSMYWKNAWSKIKIAVAKGKKTHDKRDSIKDRDWKINKDRIMKNANR, encoded by the coding sequence ATGATAAAGAAAAAAACATACAAACCCGGCTCAGCCACGATCGCACAAAATAAACGTGCTCGCCACGAATACTTTATTGAAGAAGAATTTGAAGCAGGTGTAGTTTTACAAGGTTGGGAAGTCAAAGCGCTTCGAGCCGGTAAAGTCAATATCAGTGACAGCTACGTTCTCTTAAAAAAAGGCGAGGCTTTTTTATTAGGCGCCACCATCACACCTCTTAACGTGGCATCTACTCACACTGTCTGTGAATCCATGCGTACCCGAAAATTACTCCTGAAACAACGTGAAATAGATTCTTTATTTGGTCGTATCAATCGAGAAGGCTATACGGTCGTTGCTCTTTCGATGTATTGGAAAAATGCTTGGAGCAAAATTAAAATCGCCGTGGCGAAAGGGAAGAAAACACATGATAAACGAGACAGCATTAAAGATCGCGACTGGAAAATCAATAAAGATCGCATTATGAAAAATGCGAACCGATAG
- the hemX gene encoding uroporphyrinogen-III C-methyltransferase, protein MKQEKIQITKKDNTYIEGSSASKISQKKTGRLRILLFYSLILCLSAALYYYAQKQQKESQSLQEEFIRLQKNQENEKKDLKSQLKKQDDALKHLALQTKQSTDKLSELEKKMANISGDPDQIWRFFEADFWVKMAERKLWRDKDINSAIFLLKSADENLAKLNQPGLIQVRQALMSDISALSALHQVDIDGIIFKLNQMSDQIDHLPLSVLPERGDPMKEQPSPVSNSLSEWRKNIQKNWDHFLSSWITVRRRDTKAEPFLSPDETIYLRENIRSHLLIAAQAAARNQNKIYHQSLGILSTWINTYFDAKDIHNQLFLEDLKNLQQQDISIQMPEYLKSPALLKKRSHAFIQSPPFSSIEEQ, encoded by the coding sequence ATGAAACAAGAAAAAATTCAGATAACAAAAAAAGATAATACCTATATTGAAGGATCAAGTGCCTCTAAAATATCTCAAAAAAAAACGGGGCGGTTACGGATACTGTTGTTTTATAGCCTGATTCTCTGCCTGAGTGCTGCGCTTTACTATTATGCTCAAAAGCAGCAGAAAGAAAGCCAATCATTACAGGAAGAATTCATCAGATTACAAAAAAATCAAGAAAACGAAAAAAAAGATCTCAAATCACAGCTAAAAAAACAGGATGATGCTTTAAAACATTTGGCGCTTCAAACAAAGCAATCGACAGATAAACTTTCTGAATTAGAAAAAAAAATGGCCAATATTTCTGGGGATCCAGATCAAATTTGGCGTTTTTTTGAGGCAGATTTTTGGGTAAAAATGGCAGAGCGTAAATTATGGAGGGACAAAGACATTAACAGCGCGATTTTTTTGCTTAAAAGTGCCGATGAAAATCTGGCCAAGCTTAATCAGCCGGGTCTCATTCAAGTACGCCAGGCACTGATGTCAGATATCAGCGCTTTATCTGCTCTCCATCAGGTTGATATTGATGGCATCATTTTTAAGCTGAATCAAATGTCCGATCAAATCGATCATCTGCCTTTATCTGTGCTCCCCGAAAGAGGGGACCCTATGAAAGAGCAACCTTCCCCTGTTTCAAATTCACTTTCTGAGTGGCGAAAAAATATCCAAAAAAATTGGGATCATTTTTTATCTTCATGGATCACTGTTCGTCGCCGAGACACTAAGGCAGAGCCATTTTTATCGCCAGATGAAACGATTTATTTAAGAGAAAATATTCGCTCTCATCTGCTGATTGCCGCGCAAGCTGCCGCCCGAAATCAAAATAAAATCTATCATCAGTCGCTTGGTATTCTCTCTACCTGGATAAACACCTATTTTGACGCTAAAGATATTCACAACCAATTATTTTTGGAAGATTTAAAAAATTTGCAGCAACAAGACATTTCAATACAAATGCCCGAGTACCTAAAAAGCCCTGCCTTACTAAAAAAAAGGTCTCATGCATTTATTCAAAGCCCTCCTTTTTCTTCTATTGAAGAGCAATAA
- the hemC gene encoding hydroxymethylbilane synthase — protein sequence MSNNMIRLATRQSPLALWQAHYVKTGLEFFHPDLKVILLPMVTQGDNILGTALSKTGGKGLFVKELERAVLDNRADIAVHSIKDMPLYFPEGLGLVAVCEREDPRDAFLSLRYHDVAQLPEGSVVGTSSLRRQCQLYKNYPGIVVRDLRGNVGARLKKLDQGDYDAIVLAVAGLKRLGLENRMTQILRPETSLPAAGQGAIGIECRLDDTVTLQRVATLNHRPSQLKISCERALLKRLEGGCQTPIGSYAEIENDELWLRAFVGAPDGQLIIDGERRGNFDSAEKIGFELANELLSRGAEAILAQLNRQ from the coding sequence ATGTCAAACAACATGATTCGTCTTGCTACAAGACAAAGCCCCCTGGCACTTTGGCAGGCGCACTATGTGAAAACAGGTTTAGAATTTTTTCACCCTGATTTGAAGGTGATATTACTACCTATGGTCACTCAAGGCGATAATATACTCGGCACAGCTTTATCAAAAACAGGAGGAAAAGGGCTTTTTGTAAAAGAATTAGAACGGGCTGTTTTAGACAATCGTGCGGATATTGCCGTGCATTCTATAAAAGATATGCCTCTTTATTTCCCAGAGGGATTGGGATTAGTCGCAGTTTGTGAGCGAGAGGATCCCAGAGATGCGTTTCTTTCTTTGCGATATCATGATGTGGCTCAATTGCCTGAAGGCAGCGTAGTGGGAACGTCCAGCTTAAGGAGGCAATGCCAATTATACAAAAATTATCCCGGTATCGTTGTTCGAGATTTACGAGGTAATGTAGGGGCTCGTTTGAAAAAACTGGATCAAGGAGATTACGATGCCATTGTGTTAGCAGTCGCGGGTTTAAAACGTCTCGGGTTGGAAAATCGCATGACTCAGATTCTCAGGCCAGAAACATCATTGCCGGCAGCAGGTCAAGGTGCAATAGGGATTGAATGCCGATTAGACGATACTGTCACACTTCAACGAGTGGCGACTTTAAATCATCGACCGTCTCAATTGAAGATCTCTTGTGAACGAGCCCTACTAAAGCGTCTTGAAGGGGGCTGCCAGACCCCTATTGGTAGCTATGCTGAAATAGAAAATGACGAGTTATGGCTCAGGGCTTTTGTTGGTGCTCCTGATGGCCAGCTGATCATTGATGGTGAAAGACGAGGGAATTTTGATTCAGCGGAAAAGATCGGGTTTGAATTAGCGAATGAGTTGTTATCTCGAGGAGCAGAAGCAATTTTGGCACAACTGAATCGACAATAG
- a CDS encoding heme biosynthesis HemY N-terminal domain-containing protein, translating to MWRILLSVFFPLVAIVSFLVFSSDQGYVLIRVDHYDIETTVTAMIILLVTFFLFFFFITQFLKSIFNLRRRFIHRKSLKQEKEALIKFLEGDFQKVETKLMSQIKQAENPIFNYLLAAMATEKESRHADSDQYLAQAEQYIKQKFTGRKQAEKNRLTLNITRVRIQLSRGDIDLAQTGIYPLLKKAPEHPEVLRLAEKIFLQTKSYPSLLKILPVMRKMRLHPENEIQALEQKLHRSLPTTTTSGSKRRLKSD from the coding sequence ATGTGGCGTATTTTACTGTCAGTATTTTTTCCTTTGGTCGCCATCGTCAGCTTTCTTGTTTTTTCCTCAGATCAAGGATACGTGCTCATCCGGGTCGATCATTATGATATTGAAACCACAGTGACAGCGATGATCATTTTATTAGTCACTTTTTTTCTTTTTTTCTTTTTTATTACGCAATTTTTAAAGAGTATTTTTAATCTTCGGCGTAGGTTTATCCATCGAAAATCGCTAAAACAAGAAAAAGAAGCCTTGATAAAATTTCTGGAGGGAGATTTTCAAAAGGTAGAAACGAAACTGATGTCTCAGATAAAACAGGCAGAAAACCCCATATTCAACTATTTACTCGCCGCAATGGCCACTGAAAAAGAAAGCCGTCATGCCGATAGTGACCAATATCTTGCTCAAGCAGAGCAATATATAAAACAAAAATTTACAGGGAGAAAACAGGCAGAAAAAAATCGATTGACACTTAATATCACTCGCGTTCGTATTCAGCTCAGCCGAGGCGACATTGATTTGGCGCAAACAGGTATTTATCCTCTCTTAAAAAAAGCCCCAGAACATCCTGAAGTATTACGTTTGGCCGAGAAAATTTTTTTACAAACAAAATCTTATCCTTCTTTGCTAAAAATTTTACCGGTGATGCGAAAAATGCGCTTGCACCCCGAAAACGAAATACAGGCACTGGAACAAAAGCTTCATCGGAGCCTGCCTACAACCACCACTTCAGGTTCAAAACGGCGTTTAAAATCTGATTAA
- a CDS encoding autotransporter outer membrane beta-barrel domain-containing protein yields MDETRTPAHHDDSELSSQGKVRGYSAGAYATWYQSDDDASRFYVDTWALYHWFYNAVTGQELPTESYKSRGLSASVESGYAFKVAEVLSRSGILHSFWVQPTAQLTWMDVKPQDHTETNGTLVTGRSGHLQIRLGLRAHLLGHSPQDEGKHREFEPFIEANWIHNLKHVAIRMNDSTHEIQGNRHIAEFKTGVEAKMNEYLYLWGHVAHQIGKKSYRDTRGVLGVKYHF; encoded by the coding sequence ATGGACGAGACCAGAACACCCGCCCATCACGATGACAGCGAGTTGTCCTCCCAAGGCAAGGTCAGAGGCTACAGCGCAGGGGCCTATGCTACCTGGTATCAGAGCGACGACGACGCTTCTCGTTTTTACGTCGATACCTGGGCGCTTTATCACTGGTTTTACAATGCCGTCACGGGGCAAGAGCTGCCCACCGAGTCGTACAAAAGCAGGGGGTTAAGCGCGTCTGTGGAGAGCGGATATGCCTTTAAGGTCGCGGAGGTTCTCTCACGCTCTGGCATACTTCACTCTTTTTGGGTTCAGCCCACCGCCCAGCTGACCTGGATGGACGTCAAGCCGCAGGACCACACTGAAACCAACGGCACCCTGGTGACCGGTCGAAGCGGACATCTCCAGATCCGGCTCGGTTTACGTGCGCATTTGCTCGGGCACAGCCCACAGGATGAAGGAAAACATCGCGAGTTTGAACCCTTTATTGAAGCGAATTGGATACATAATCTCAAACACGTGGCCATCCGCATGAACGACTCAACACATGAGATTCAGGGCAACCGTCACATCGCTGAATTCAAAACCGGAGTGGAAGCGAAAATGAATGAGTATTTATATTTGTGGGGCCATGTGGCGCATCAAATAGGCAAAAAAAGCTACAGAGATACTCGAGGGGTGCTGGGCGTTAAATATCATTTTTAA
- a CDS encoding autotransporter outer membrane beta-barrel domain-containing protein has translation MRYQKIVKHTITLYVLTLMIQSGPGFAEPKIFEEDTILKDKAYYTQGIEITNQAKVINEGALKVSVFTVEYDAINVSDASTLTLKGGEDKPIQITVKDGIAGLYASDKNTKIHADKIHITGVDFDYGIMATEKAQITINNSIIIGEDSDFSGFYASKPGTNIVSNKIDITTTKENSYGVKVIDGANVDINNGTITGKEKKFIGLLAQGKNTTLAINNININVNDEKSIAVKAENGAKVIFKGSNTINGKGDNIYGVWASGHGTNFEMDEMTITMNAEKGSGVRSPAGVRVSRGATGIIHEGSAITGTGNNFDGLWAKGAHSNLTANQLTINIHGDDSGGVTVQSGALISIDKNSSVTTTGALSHALRLLPNSTLKINDSHIETIKTDSAIVYGKPPDTEEKRESVLQIKGGSLKAGGDLILSKGGTIAVVLNNVITSPPGSGYALNVVDNGEVNLEVKQTKLYGNILADNVSKASVSLSNESELNGWFKAINLSVDPTSTWSVTGHSILEQLKNEGNIVFTSQNNIFNTITTNDYRGNNGTITFNTRLGGDDSPTDRLIINNNSKETTRVKVHNVGGKGAKTKEGIKIIEIKGKESEGRFVQEGRIVAGAYDYQLQKGSQSGRDETSWYLVSRPEVPNNSLSTPAPPAPPVISGTLRPERLSYAHNLHAANTMFQMTLHERLGEIQYTQPQASERPAPAMWIRAVGGHHTASMSDTHAQSHRYIMMLGGDIAQWSSDGLNRYHVGFMGGYGRDQNTRPSR, from the coding sequence ATGCGATATCAAAAAATAGTAAAACACACCATCACGCTTTATGTGCTTACCCTTATGATACAAAGTGGCCCCGGTTTTGCAGAACCAAAGATTTTTGAAGAAGATACAATACTGAAAGATAAGGCGTATTACACTCAGGGGATAGAAATAACGAACCAAGCTAAAGTGATAAATGAAGGGGCTCTAAAAGTATCAGTATTCACTGTTGAATACGATGCAATTAACGTGTCTGATGCCTCCACTTTAACTTTGAAAGGGGGCGAGGATAAACCGATTCAAATCACAGTTAAAGATGGGATTGCTGGGTTGTATGCCTCTGATAAAAATACAAAAATTCATGCAGATAAAATTCATATCACAGGAGTAGATTTTGATTACGGTATCATGGCGACAGAAAAAGCACAGATAACCATTAACAATAGCATCATTATCGGCGAAGATTCTGATTTTTCTGGTTTTTACGCCTCAAAACCAGGCACCAATATTGTTTCAAATAAAATCGATATTACAACAACAAAAGAAAATTCTTACGGTGTCAAAGTGATCGACGGTGCAAATGTAGATATCAATAATGGCACCATTACCGGCAAAGAGAAAAAATTTATCGGCCTTTTGGCTCAGGGAAAAAATACAACGCTGGCCATCAATAATATAAATATCAACGTGAATGATGAAAAAAGTATTGCTGTCAAAGCAGAAAATGGGGCAAAAGTAATTTTCAAGGGTAGCAACACTATTAACGGTAAGGGAGACAATATTTACGGTGTTTGGGCCAGCGGACATGGAACAAATTTTGAGATGGATGAGATGACAATAACGATGAATGCTGAAAAAGGCAGTGGTGTCAGATCTCCCGCCGGTGTCAGGGTCTCTAGAGGCGCAACGGGCATTATACACGAAGGTAGCGCGATTACCGGCACAGGGAATAATTTTGACGGCCTTTGGGCAAAGGGAGCTCATTCAAATTTAACGGCCAATCAACTGACAATAAACATCCATGGTGACGACAGCGGAGGTGTCACAGTTCAAAGCGGGGCTTTAATAAGTATTGATAAAAACAGCAGCGTGACTACCACAGGAGCATTATCTCATGCGCTAAGGCTGCTCCCTAACAGTACATTAAAAATCAATGATTCTCATATCGAAACAATCAAAACAGATTCAGCAATTGTTTATGGAAAACCCCCAGACACTGAAGAAAAAAGAGAGAGTGTGCTTCAAATTAAAGGGGGTTCCTTAAAGGCCGGCGGTGATCTCATTCTGTCAAAAGGCGGAACAATCGCAGTTGTTCTAAACAATGTGATTACCTCCCCTCCCGGAAGTGGATACGCCCTTAATGTCGTTGATAATGGAGAGGTCAATTTGGAGGTGAAACAAACAAAACTGTACGGCAATATTTTAGCGGACAATGTCAGTAAAGCCAGTGTGAGTTTATCAAACGAGAGTGAGTTAAATGGGTGGTTCAAGGCGATCAATTTGTCCGTCGACCCTACCAGCACATGGTCGGTCACAGGTCATTCCATTTTGGAACAGTTAAAAAATGAAGGAAATATTGTATTTACATCTCAGAACAACATTTTTAATACAATAACAACAAACGATTATCGCGGTAATAATGGAACAATAACCTTTAATACGCGCTTAGGAGGTGATGATTCCCCCACAGATAGATTGATTATAAACAACAACTCAAAAGAAACCACCCGTGTCAAAGTGCACAATGTGGGGGGGAAAGGGGCTAAAACAAAAGAAGGGATTAAAATTATTGAGATAAAAGGAAAAGAATCTGAGGGAAGATTTGTTCAGGAGGGGCGTATTGTTGCAGGGGCTTATGATTACCAACTGCAAAAAGGGAGTCAATCGGGAAGAGATGAAACCAGCTGGTATCTTGTCTCCAGACCTGAGGTCCCCAATAATTCTCTCTCCACTCCTGCTCCTCCTGCTCCTCCTGTTATCTCAGGTACACTCCGACCTGAGCGTTTGAGCTATGCCCACAATCTTCACGCGGCCAATACGATGTTTCAAATGACATTACATGAACGTCTGGGAGAAATTCAGTATACACAGCCTCAGGCAAGCGAAAGGCCGGCCCCCGCCATGTGGATAAGGGCCGTGGGAGGTCATCATACCGCCTCCATGTCAGACACCCACGCTCAATCTCACCGCTATATCATGATGCTCGGCGGAGACATCGCCCAGTGGTCTTCAGACGGCCTGAACCGTTACCATGTGGGGTTTATGGGCGGATATGGACGAGACCAGAACACCCGCCCATCACGATGA